The Lewinellaceae bacterium genome has a segment encoding these proteins:
- a CDS encoding serine hydrolase: MKRLFILIIGICLTTTVDSFNKSPEPRLFPPKPDPKEKMWVDSVFNSLTLDERLGQLFGIRAHSDLGSKHIAEVEAIIKKYKVGGLCFFQGTPEKQVELINRYQALSSPLPLMISIDGEWGLGMRMKASTISFPKQLMLGAIRDNDLIYDFGAEVARQLKRVGVHVNFAPVVDVNNNPANPVIHTRSFGEDRDNVAVKGYMYMKGMQENGVMACAKHFPGHGDTDVDSHLDLPKITHSRSRLDSVELYPFRILAQQGIGSMMIAHLEVPALEKRPNRPTTLSRNTVTNLLRNEIGYDGLLFTDALEMKGVTKYFGPGQVEAEALLAGNDVLLLPEDMGAAIREIKNYIKTGKLDQKQVDDSVKRVLRAKYRLGLTSFAPLDTANVRADLNTPKALALKQKLIENALTLVRNKDGMIPFKELENLNLASISLGSTKKTPFQARMDNYTQMDHFQNKSSIPEDRRDFLIEQLKDKDAVIVGLHEMSSSAGKDYGITKDERNFIDELRRFTKVVVVVFGTPYSLKFFDDADWVLEAYEDELMVQDAAAQALFGGVPLRGRLPVTASKKSAFNTGLETVNLFRMGFSLPEGVGMSSDSLNKIRKLAEAGIKSKAFPGCVVLAAKDGRIIYQEAFGYHTYEKRVKMHTTDLFDLASITKIAASTIAVMKMEDEKLINVNDSLGQYLPRLKGTNKAGLIISDVMAHHAGLKSWIPFYKETLEGRKHPRLSEKFYRTEKSEGFSIEVADNVFLRNDYPDTIFQRIIDSDLNKTRDYKYSDLGFYFISMLTEARTGKTLDKYVQEEFYGPLSLQSTCFNPKAKFPLDRVVPTEKDKYWRNQEVHAYVHDMGAAMMGGVSGHAGLFASAEDLAIIMQMLLWKGEYAGQSFIAEKTVAEFTTRHNLDTRRGIGFDMPQLDPDARSPLSDMASAQTFGHLGFTGTAVWADPETNIIYVFLSNRTFPSMRNYKINKMDIRPKIQTIFYESLN; the protein is encoded by the coding sequence ATGAAACGCTTATTCATTTTAATCATTGGCATATGCCTGACCACGACAGTAGATTCTTTTAACAAAAGCCCCGAACCCCGATTGTTTCCTCCCAAACCGGATCCAAAGGAAAAGATGTGGGTAGATTCGGTGTTTAATAGCCTGACCCTTGATGAAAGGCTGGGACAATTATTCGGTATCCGTGCACATTCAGACCTGGGTTCCAAACACATTGCTGAGGTTGAAGCCATTATTAAAAAATATAAAGTCGGTGGATTGTGTTTTTTCCAGGGCACCCCGGAGAAGCAGGTCGAGCTGATCAACCGCTACCAGGCTCTTTCGAGCCCCTTACCCTTAATGATCTCGATCGACGGGGAATGGGGACTGGGCATGCGTATGAAAGCCTCTACTATAAGTTTCCCCAAACAATTGATGCTCGGCGCCATTCGTGACAATGATCTGATTTATGACTTTGGAGCCGAGGTCGCCCGGCAGTTGAAGCGGGTAGGCGTTCACGTCAATTTTGCCCCCGTGGTGGATGTCAACAACAACCCGGCCAACCCCGTCATTCATACCCGCTCCTTCGGAGAAGATCGCGATAACGTTGCCGTGAAGGGTTATATGTATATGAAAGGCATGCAGGAGAATGGAGTCATGGCCTGTGCCAAACATTTTCCCGGCCACGGTGATACAGATGTTGATTCTCACCTTGATTTGCCTAAAATCACCCATTCCCGGAGCAGACTGGACAGCGTGGAGCTTTACCCTTTTAGGATACTCGCCCAACAAGGCATCGGGAGCATGATGATCGCCCACCTGGAGGTACCTGCCCTGGAAAAACGCCCCAACAGGCCGACCACATTATCAAGAAATACGGTTACCAACCTGCTGAGAAATGAAATCGGTTACGATGGTCTCCTGTTCACCGACGCCCTTGAAATGAAAGGGGTCACCAAATACTTTGGTCCCGGACAAGTTGAAGCCGAAGCCCTGCTCGCCGGCAATGATGTCCTGCTCCTTCCTGAAGATATGGGCGCAGCCATACGCGAGATCAAAAATTATATCAAAACCGGCAAACTGGATCAAAAACAGGTGGATGATAGCGTCAAAAGAGTGCTTCGCGCCAAATACCGCCTCGGACTGACTTCCTTTGCCCCATTGGATACAGCAAACGTCCGGGCTGATCTCAACACACCAAAAGCGCTGGCGCTCAAACAGAAACTGATCGAAAATGCTTTGACGCTGGTGCGTAACAAAGACGGTATGATCCCTTTTAAGGAACTGGAGAACCTGAACCTGGCTTCAATAAGCCTGGGATCGACTAAAAAAACGCCCTTCCAGGCACGTATGGACAATTACACCCAAATGGATCACTTTCAGAACAAATCCAGTATTCCCGAGGATCGTCGCGATTTCCTGATTGAGCAACTGAAAGACAAAGATGCCGTAATCGTTGGATTACATGAAATGAGCAGCAGTGCCGGAAAGGATTATGGCATCACAAAAGACGAAAGAAACTTTATTGACGAGTTGCGCCGGTTTACCAAAGTGGTGGTGGTGGTATTCGGAACGCCCTACAGTTTAAAATTTTTCGATGATGCCGACTGGGTACTGGAAGCCTATGAAGATGAACTTATGGTTCAGGATGCCGCCGCCCAGGCATTGTTCGGAGGAGTACCTTTGAGAGGACGCTTGCCGGTAACGGCTTCTAAAAAGAGTGCCTTCAATACCGGCCTGGAAACCGTGAACCTGTTCAGGATGGGATTTTCGCTTCCTGAGGGTGTTGGCATGTCATCCGACAGTTTGAATAAAATTCGTAAACTGGCAGAAGCAGGCATTAAATCAAAAGCCTTTCCCGGCTGTGTTGTGCTTGCCGCCAAAGACGGCAGGATCATCTACCAGGAAGCTTTTGGGTATCACACTTATGAAAAACGGGTGAAGATGCATACGACCGATCTGTTTGACCTGGCCTCCATTACCAAAATAGCCGCTTCAACCATTGCTGTGATGAAAATGGAAGATGAAAAGCTGATAAATGTGAATGACAGTCTCGGGCAATATTTGCCCCGATTGAAAGGTACGAACAAAGCGGGCCTCATTATCAGTGATGTGATGGCACATCATGCAGGGCTAAAAAGCTGGATCCCTTTTTACAAGGAAACCCTCGAGGGGAGAAAACATCCCCGGTTGTCGGAAAAATTCTACCGTACGGAAAAAAGTGAAGGATTCAGCATTGAGGTAGCCGACAATGTATTCCTGAGGAACGACTACCCGGATACTATCTTCCAGCGAATCATCGACTCGGATCTTAACAAAACACGAGATTACAAATACAGCGACCTGGGTTTTTATTTCATTTCCATGCTCACGGAAGCCAGAACCGGTAAAACCCTGGATAAATATGTGCAGGAAGAATTTTACGGTCCGTTATCCTTACAATCAACCTGTTTCAATCCAAAAGCAAAATTTCCACTCGATAGGGTCGTTCCTACTGAAAAAGATAAGTACTGGCGCAACCAAGAGGTCCATGCATATGTTCATGATATGGGAGCTGCTATGATGGGAGGAGTAAGTGGCCATGCTGGTTTATTCGCCAGTGCCGAAGACCTGGCCATAATCATGCAAATGCTGCTGTGGAAGGGAGAATATGCCGGACAATCTTTTATCGCTGAAAAAACAGTAGCAGAATTCACGACACGCCATAATCTGGATACCCGACGAGGTATCGGCTTCGATATGCCCCAGCTTGATCCGGACGCCAGATCGCCCTTATCAGATATGGCTTCTGCACAAACTTTCGGTCACCTCGGTTTTACCGGAACGGCTGTTTGGGCAGACCCAGAAACGAATATTATCTACGTATTTTTATCGAACCGCACTTTTCCAAGTATGCGGAATTATAAAATAAATAAGATGGATATCCGGCCGAAGATTCAAACGATTTTTTATGAATCGTTGAATTAA